CCCCCTGTAAAGCCTCGTTTCCACTGTTCTGACACTGATGTTTTCTTCCTGAGCAATCTGCCTTGAACTTTTATTTTCCTGATAGGTTTTCCTGATGACTGTCTCGTAGTGCTTCGGGATTCTCTTCAAGCATTGATCCAACAACACCTTCTCCTCTTCTTTGATGATCATATCCTGGACAGGGGCCCGCCCATCGGCTATGTTTTCGATTTCTGCCAAGCAGATATTTTCCCTCGCCTTCGTATGGACGGTTTTTCTCTTATAATCGATGGCCTTGTGAAGCGCTATCCTGCTCAGCCAGGTCTTAAATCCCCGGTATTCGTATGTAGAGAGGGATTTATAGACCTGAAGGAAAGTATCCTGGGTAAGATTCTCAGCTTCGAACGGATCGTGAATAACATTCAGGCAAATCATATAAATCAAATGCTTATATTCGTCTACCAGGGAACGGAAAGCATCCTGGTCTCCGCTGACTGCCCTTTGGACAATTGTCTCCTGATCGATCTTTTCCCCCTCCTTTCCCAGAAATATAGACGAGGCTCACGCAGAATATACGTCAATTTTTTTCTAATAATGTTCTGGGTATCTCATACAAAATCATTATACTGGGTTAAGTCTGTACGCCACAATATCCGTGTGCCATGGATGCACAATTCGAAGAATAACCGCGCTTCTTCCAACAGGTCAGCATGCCGGCATGTGACTCATATCACCAAAAAAGGCTGTCCTTATTTTGATGGACAACCTTCAATAATAATGCCTTTGTAGGAGATTACAATGACACATAAGCCGAAAGTGGAACTTTGGCAGATTACAGGATATTTCCCTGTGAATCGATAATGACTTCGTCGTACGGCACCGAGATGCCGGCCTGAACCATGGCTGTCTTTACAGCCCGTACAATCCCGGAACAACAAGGTACATCTATCCGGGCCACCTTGACACTCTGCGGATGATTGATTCTGATGATCTCCGTGATCTTTTCCGTGTAATAATCATTGTCATCCAGTTTGGGACAGCCGATCAGCGTAATTCTGTCCTTCATGAACTTCTCATGGAAAGAAGCATAGGCATAGGCGGTACAATCCGCCGCAATCAGCAGATCAGCATTTTGCAGGTAAGATGCCTGCGGGTTAATCAGATTCAGCTGAACCGGCCATTGCCTGAGTTCCGAAGGACGTTCAGCCCCGATGTTTCCGGAATCCTGTTTTTTCTGGTCAGCGGGTATTTCTTCGATCATTGTGGCCATGGTGCCTGGGCAGGAACAGCCGGATTTTTCTTTCTTTCGGGCGAGTTTCGCTTTCACCAGCTCTTCATTATAGTCTGCGGCTTCTCTTTTGATAATCTGAATTGCACCTGTCGGACATTCCGGCAGGCAGTCGCCAAGCCCGTCACAATATGCATCACTGACCAGAACGGCTTTACCATGAACAAGCTGCAGCGCGCCTTCACGACAGGCGTTTACACACAATCCGCAGCTATTGCATTTTTCCTGATCGATTTCGATGATCTTTCTAATCATTTTTATCACCTTTTTCCTTGATTTTCTGTTATTTGGCGTATCTTTACTCTAGAGCAATCATGATTAAAAATCGGTAACCTGCGTTACAACAACTCCGATAATAAACACCAAATAAAGACAAGAAAGTCAATTCAAAAAGGACCTGGCATTAAAAAATGGTCGTTATTACTTTTTTTTGATTTCTTCGTAACGGCGAAACCATTCAGGAAATGCTTTTTTGAATTGGACAGGCTTAAAATTGTCTTTCCGGACCAGAATATGTTTCGTGGTTCCTTCAGCGCAGACTTCACTGCTGCCGTTAACAACCTTATAGCCGTATACCGTCCACAAACCCTGATTTTCTTCGACCCAGGTTTTCACAAACACACGCTCACCGTAGTGTACCGCTTTTTTATAGGTTACTTCGACTTGATAGACCGGAGCATAATACCCGGCTTCTTCCATATCCAGATAATGATACCCGGCATCTTCGACCAGCTGGCATCTTCCGAGTTCAAACCATTTCAGATAGTTAGCGTGGTAGATTACGCCCATCATATCGGTATCGGCATAACTTAACTGTATTTCTTTCGTCGAGATCAAATATGGTTCCATTTCTCTCTCCTATTCTTAATTCTTCATTTTTGACAGCTAATCATTTGCTATCTCTTATTTACTTTTCTTTTTGGCCCCCAGCATTTCGACCGCCTTTTGAATCCGATCCATTCTGGTTTCCATTTTCTTGGCACTGGTGATCCACAGGACATAGTCTTTCTTGTGCGTATACGAGAGGCTTTCAAAGAATGTCAAAGCATTCGGGGCTTCCTGCAGCTGTGCCAGGAAGTCTTCCGGTACCTCGACCGTACGTTCCTGCTCGTCTTTTTCAACTTCGACATTTACCAAATCTCCGGGTTGTTTCCCAATCTTTCTGCGTATGGCCTGCGTTAAGCCAAGCAGGAAAATTCCATTCATTCTGACGATTGATCCCTGATATTCCATCTCATCAAAAGTAGCTTTTACTTTCACCCGTCTGGCACCAAATGCCGCCTCAACATCAAAAGGAATTTCGACATATGCCCCGTCAAGGCCTTCATGCTTTTTGATTTCCGCAATAAACTTCTGTTTCATCTGTCCACCCCGGTTCAAAATTTTATAGAGATCGGTCCGCGGGAAATCAGGAAATATTTTCTTCCAGATGCGTCATAATCGCTGCCTTATTACAGTCTATTTTAGCAAGAAAACGCATACAGATCAAAATGTTGTGAAAGGATGGTTGGAAAAATGAAACGTCATCGCTGGTTTATACTTCCTCTGGTTTTTGTTTTGATCTTCCAGCTGCCGGTACCGCTTTTGGGCGCTGATACCGTAACGCCTCAGACAGGTTCGGCGGAAACAAAAATCTCCCTGGAACAAGCCCTGCAGATTGTCAAACAAAATTTTAAAATTTCCAAAGAGCTGACCGAGTTCACTTCAAGCTTCAGCAATTATCAGTCCCGTCAGGTTTGGTCGCTGGACTGGAACACTTCCGGCAGCTCCGGCGGTAATTTTTCAGCGCAGGTTGACGCTGTCAGCGGAGAAATCTTGTCCATATATTCCTGGCAGTCTGTCCAGGAAGATCAGGCCTATACACTTCCACAGATAACCCCGGAACAGGCCAGGCAAATTGCGGAAAGTACTGTCCAAAAATTAACCGGGCCGAAATATGCCAAATTGAAATTCCTCGAGAATAAGGCAATTGTTCCGATCAATCTCTATGGAGAGACCGTTTACAGCTACAATTGGCAGCGGTTTGAAAACGGCATCCCGTTCCAGGGCAACCTGGTCAGTGTACAGGTGAGTGCTGCGAGCGGCAAGGTCACTGCTTATAACATCATCTGGAATGATCTTAAGATCCCTGAAGTGAATAATATCATCAATGCCGCGAAAGCAACTGAATACTTTAATACCGCTAAACTTCTGGAACTGCAATACTTTCTGGCACCGGCTTATAAGCCATTGACCACAGCACAAAATAGTGAGAAAGTCCAGCTGGTTTATACCCTGAAAAATGGTGGAACAATCGATGCATTCACCGGAAAACCCTTGGTCCTGAACTCCGGTCAATGGCTGTTTACGAATGACCGGGCGCTGGGTGGACTTGGCTCGGCTGAAAGTGCAGCCAAATCCGTTCCTTTAACGCCGCAGGAACAAAAGGAAATCGCCGAAAATGCGAAGCTTTTAACCAGGGAAAAAGCGATTGAGGCCGTCAAGCAGTGGGTGGAAATCCCTTCGAACGTTACGTTGAAAAGCATCAATCTTTACCAGGACTACAGTCTACGCGGCGGAAAGGTATGGTCCTTTGAATGGGGAACCCCAAGCGGGCCCGGAGCCCAAACGATTAATGCCAGGGTCAATGCAGCCAGTGGCGAATTAATCTCTTTCTCTGTTTACTCCTCTTCCGCAAACGCCGACGGAAGCCACAATGCGATTACAAGCGAACAGGCCCAGACCATTACGCAGGATTTTATCAGAAAAATCCAGCCGGCCAAATCTCAGCAGGTTAAACTCAATGCGAACAACACAGCCGATTCCGTCAAATCAGCAGAACTCACCAGCATCACGTTCAACTATGAACGGATCGTCAACGGCATTCTGTTCCCTTCCAATAACATCAGCATTACTGTTGATTTGCAGACGAAGAAAATCACTTCTTATTATCTGAATTGGTGGAATCTCGATTTCCCGCAATTGTCGGAAGCAATGTCTCCAGCCAAAGTCCAGGAAATACTCTTCCAGGCCAGACCTATGCAATTGACCTATGTTCTGTTGTACGACCAAGGAGAAGCCAAGGAAGTCCGGCTTGTCTATCAGCCTTCCTCAGAAAGCAGTCAAACCTCCGACCTGATGGATGCCAGAACCGGATCATTTTTGGATTCCCAGGGAAATTCCTTAAAAGAGCAGCCTCAGGCTCATATCTTCACGGATATTGCCGGAAACACTGCGGAAAAAGAAATCACCGTGCTGGGAATGGCTGGATTATTCGGTGAATACGGAAGCCAGTTCCGGCCGACCGAAAATATCACTGCCAGTGCCTTCCTGCGGGCTCTTTACACAATAAAAAACGGCTCGGAGAACAATCTTTCCGATACCGATGTCGTGAAAAAAGCTAAAGAAGAAGGATGGATTCAGGATAACCTGACCCCGTCCCAAATCGTTACCAAAGAACTGTGCAGCGAAATCATCGTCCGTTTTCTCGGACTTCAGAAAATCGCCGCGCTGAACCCAATATTCCAGACTTCCTTCGATGATGTCCCGATTAAAGAGCGCGGATACGCTTCACTCGCCACGGGTCTCGGCATTCTGAAAGCGGACAACGGCAAATTTTATCCGCTTCAGCCTATGACCCGCGCTGATGCAGCTTACGCCCTGATCAGAGCGTTTGAAACCGGGTTCAAATCTTAATTCCGTACGAAATCAGTAAGGAAATCCCTACTGGGCCCATGGACGAGACTAATAATAGACAGTAAAAATGTAACCGAGGGCTATCCCAAGGATGGCCAGTGTGAATCCACCAAATCTGAATCCTGTTTTAATCAGCGGGATTCTTTTTTGATTTCTGACTAAAAAATCTTCATTTTCTTTTTTCAGTACTTCCATCATTTTTTTCGGCTGCATAAAAGCAAAGAAGCCAAGGATGACATACGCGCCGAATCCCGCATAGACAAGGATATCCAGATCCACATTGCAGCCAACTAAGAATGCTATCAAACTTAATATAACCAAAGTTAAGAAAACTTTCTCAAATAGGGTCGTCGATCTTTCAAAAAGAGGTTTCACCTTTATTATCCCACCTGCTGCAGTTGTATTGTATAAGTACTCATCTATTATAAAACAAGTCCGCGGGAAATTGTCCAGGTAAATAAAGACAATCCCATGCTTGCTTTCAGCGTCTGTTCATCGCATAATAATAGTTAAGACAAGCAGTACGTTTCCATTTTTCTAAAAACAAGATTACCGGGGTGATCGTATGAAAATCGATGCTCAAAATGAACTGCTGCAGCTGCAGCTTCAAAATATGGTCCAGGCCCTGGAAGGCACTTCTGAAAACTCCGAAGCTTTTCAGATGGTTTATAAAATGCTGTTGGAGACCATGCAGGAAGACAGCAATGTCACGTCGGATCTGAACATCGGGGCTTTGGATAAAAACCTGACAGACAGTTCAGATTTGTCAAATCTGTCGGCGCTTTCAAATCTGACGGATCTGTCAAGGCAGATGGATCAAACGGATCCTTCCAACACGTCTGACCAGATGCAGATGCTCTATCTCTATAACCTTATCAATCTGCAGAATTCACTGCTCAACACAGGAGACGGGACCGAAAGCCTGACCAGAACCGGGGACTTCCTAGGAACAAATAACATGACCTCATCCGGGCAGACATACAACAGTGCTTACAGTGCTTACAACATGAATAACATGAACAACACGAATAATACAGACAGCTCTTTCAACGCGTCTTCGATTGATGCTTCAATTAAAGCTGCGATTACGGGAGCTTCGGAAAAATACGGTGTGGAAAAATCTTTGATATCAGCCGTCATTCGTCAGGAATCATCCTTTAACCCGAACGCGGTCTCTTCAGCAGGCGCAATCGGCCTGATGCAGCTGATGCCGGCAACAGCCTCAGGGCTGGGCGTAACCGACCCCTTTAATATTGAACAGAATGTTGACGGCGGAACGCGTTATTTGCGGCAGCTGATCGACCGTTACGGATCTACGGAGATGGCTCTGGCTGCCTATAATGCCGGATCAGGAACAATTCGGGCCAGAGGCGTCCAGGGGCCAGAGGACCTTGTGAAAATGCCTGCCGAAACAAGAAATTTTGTTCAAAACGTTATGAATTACTATACAGTATCGAAAGAGGCTGCCACTTATTCTGGCAGCCCCTAAATCTTTATTCGAACAAATTGAAAAATGAAGTGGTCTTGACAGTTCTCAATTGATAGTATCCAAGGATAAAGATAAAGGTTACTTATCTCCTTCTTCAGGTACAATGCATAGGAATGAAAATTCTTTCCGGGAGTCATTCTGAAATTGATGGAGCGCGCCTCCGGGAACATAGGCATACGCGCCTTCCTTCAGTACATAATCCTGACCATCTAAATGCAGTGTTCCTTCGCCTGAAACAATATAATTAATATGGGGCCAATCATGCGTATGTCTGGGTGTAAAGCCGCCTGGTTCAAGCGCAAAGAGCCGCATCGTCCAGCCATCCCAGCCTTCTTTGGGAGATATCAGCACTTTTTTGATGGCACCCTGTATTCCTGCTCCCTGCATAGGGATCCCTGCCAATTCGTTCACATGGCCAACGATCATCGTTTCGCCTCCGATCTCATTTCTCTATTTTGTTATTTCTCTATTTTGTTATTTCTCTATTTTATTACCTATTTTGTTTATCTGACGGATAATTTCCGAGCATCTGGAAGTAAGCGCTCTCTTTCTCTATCCCCTCAACTGCTTTCTTGACCACACGATTATTCAGATTACCCTCGAAATCAATATAGAAGAGATATTCCCAGGTCTTATCCGTCATCGGTCGGGATTCGATCTTCATCATATTCAGCCCGTTCCGTGCAAAGTGACTGAGGACCCTGTACAATGAACCTGGTTCGTGGGAAATGGCGACAACGAGACTGATCTTGTTACACGCACCTCTAAGCTCAGGTTTTCTGCCGATGATGATAAACCGGGTGAAGTTCGCCGGATTATTGTTGATCTTTTCGGCCAGAATGTCCAGGCCATAGAGCTCCGCCGCTCGCCTGCTCGCAATGGATACCAGGGCTTTCGAGCCTGCATCGGCAACTTTCTTGGCACTTACCGCGGTATTGCTGCAGGTCGCCTGGTTCCATTCGGGATGTTTTCTTAAAAAAATACTGGACTGCTGAAAACCCTGGGGATGGGAGCATACTTCCCTGATATCTTCGAGTTTTGCTCCTTTAACCGCCAACAGGTTATGATCGATCTGGATACATTTTTCACCGACGATATAAAACCCAAACTGACAAAGCAGGTCGTAGACGTCGGCAATACCGCCGGTAAACGAATTTTCCAGCGGAAGAACCCCGTAATCGATCTCTTCTGCAGCCAACGCCTGAAACACATCTTCAAAGTTCACATAATTCTTGGCATTCTTGCCTTCCCCAAAATATTCCTTAAGCGCCTGTTCACTATAGGAGCCCGGAATTCCCTGGAACCCGATCACATTTCCGGAAACACATTTCCCCAGTTCTCCGGTTTCCGACTCCTCTTCAATTTCCGAGATTTCCTGCCAGGAACCGGTTTCTGGCCTAAAAAAGCGTTCAGCCTGAACACCTTTACTAATACTCATGACGGCTTTGAGGAACTCTTCTGCAGTTTTAACCAGATCCTTGTTTTTGACCTGCTCAATTTTTTGCAGGACTTTATTCTCCCTGGATTCATCTAAGATATTAATGCTGTTCAAAATCTTATATTCAGCTACCTCAATGACGGTCTCCATTCTTGCTTCAAAAAGACGAAGCAGCTCGGTATCAATTTCATCTATCTTAGACCTGAGGTCCTGTAGTCTCCGATTTTTTAGTTCATCCACGTTACCCCATCCTTTTCTATCATCAAGTCCAATAAGGCCAGTGCAGCGGCGCTTTCTACGACAGGAACCGCCCGGGGGACGATGCAAGGGTCGTGTCTTCCCTGAACTGTGATTTGCGTCTCTTCCCTGGCGGCCATATTCACCGTCTGCTGCACTTTGCCGATCGAAGGCGTCGGTTTCACGGCAGCCCGGAATATCAAAGGCATGCCATTCGTGATCCCTCCAAGGATTCCGCCATTGTAATTGGAAAGCGTCACCACTTTATCTGTGAAAGCGAATGGATCATTAGCTTCAGACCCTTTCATCTGCACAATTGCAAACCCAGCGCCGAATTCGACTCCCTTCACCGCCGGAACAGCAAACAGCAGATGGGCAATTTTGCTTTCAGCTGAATCAAAGAATGGCGACCCCAAGCCGACAGGCAAACCTGCTACCGCTGTTTCAATCACGCCGCCGACAGAGTCCTCCTCGGCTTTGGCCTGAAGAATTTTCTGTTTCATCCGGGTACCCGCTTCTTCGGACAAAACTGGGAATTCTTGTTCTGTCAGTTCCCGGAGTAGACCTGAATCAATTCGAAGGTCATCAAAACGATCCTCTCCAATACCACCGATATTTAAAATATGGCTGCCAATCACAATGCCCTTCTTTTCCAGGATTTGTTTGGCAATGGCTCCAGCCAGCACCAATGGTGCAGTTAGTCTGCCGGAAAAATGGCCTCCACCCCGGTAATCGTTGAAGCCCCTGTGTTTTACCATCGCGGTATAATCCGCATGGCCGGGCCGCACCGTGTCTTTCAATTCGCAATAATCCCCGGAGTGCTGATCCTTATTCCAGATCACACAGCAGAGCGGGGCTCCGGTCGTAAATCCATGAAAGAAACCACTCAGGATTTCAAATTCGTCTTTTTCTTGCCGCGGGGTTGAAAGCGCGTTCTTCCCCGGTGCCCTTCTGGCCAGTTCCCGGCTGATGAAGGGCAAATCGAGCTTTAATCCCGCCGGCAGACCATCGAGTACGATCCCGATGCATTTTCCGTGTGATTCCCCAAACAGCGATAGTTTAAGGGTTTCACCCCATGTTCCACTCATCAGCTCTACCTCCCAATTTGCAAAAATCCTGCCAGAAATGCGGATATGATTTTTTGACGGCTTCGGCTCCGGTCAGAAACACAGGCTCTGTACACCTGATGGAGGCCACAGCCATAGCCATCGCGATCCGGTGATCGTTCCAGCTGTCGACGGTTCCGCCATGCAGGGTTTCTACCCCTTCGATGAGGAGCCCTTCCTGCAGTTCCTGAATCCTGGCCCCAAGCTTGTTCAGCTCTGATGCCGTTGCTTTGAGTCTGTCCGATTCTTTGATCCGGAGTCTTCCAGCATTAATGATTCTGGTTGTGCCTTTGCTTAAAGAAGCCAGGACTGCAAGCACAGGTACCAGATCCGGACACTGTCCGGCATCAATTACCATTCCCTCAGTCGGACCACCCAGCACTTCTAGATTGTCATCTATCCAATAAATTCGGGCACCCATCCCCAGCATCATATCGAGAATCGCCCTGTCCCCCTGCAGGGACCGAGCATTTAGATCCAGACATTTCAGACCGGACCCCAGTGTACCTGCCACCAGCCAGAACGCAGCCTGGGAGTAGTCTCCTTCAATGCGGCAATTAATTGCCTTATACCGCTGCTTTCCTGGAATAAGAAATTCCCGGTAGGCGTTGTTTTGTACGGTTATTCCCGACTTTTCCAGCGCATTAATAGTCAGGTCAACATAACCGCGGGATTCTAGTTCCGTTGTAACGACAATTCTGGAATCTCCGTCCAAGAGCGGCAGCAAAAACATAAGTCCTGTAATAAATTGAGAGCTGACATTGCCTTTCAGTTTATACTCACCCGGTGAAAATCTCCCTT
The window above is part of the Dehalobacter sp. genome. Proteins encoded here:
- a CDS encoding RNA polymerase sigma factor, producing the protein MICLNVIHDPFEAENLTQDTFLQVYKSLSTYEYRGFKTWLSRIALHKAIDYKRKTVHTKARENICLAEIENIADGRAPVQDMIIKEEEKVLLDQCLKRIPKHYETVIRKTYQENKSSRQIAQEENISVRTVETRLYRGKKVLRECFEELSNP
- a CDS encoding 4Fe-4S binding protein, which encodes MIRKIIEIDQEKCNSCGLCVNACREGALQLVHGKAVLVSDAYCDGLGDCLPECPTGAIQIIKREAADYNEELVKAKLARKKEKSGCSCPGTMATMIEEIPADQKKQDSGNIGAERPSELRQWPVQLNLINPQASYLQNADLLIAADCTAYAYASFHEKFMKDRITLIGCPKLDDNDYYTEKITEIIRINHPQSVKVARIDVPCCSGIVRAVKTAMVQAGISVPYDEVIIDSQGNIL
- a CDS encoding acyl-CoA thioesterase, with protein sequence MEPYLISTKEIQLSYADTDMMGVIYHANYLKWFELGRCQLVEDAGYHYLDMEEAGYYAPVYQVEVTYKKAVHYGERVFVKTWVEENQGLWTVYGYKVVNGSSEVCAEGTTKHILVRKDNFKPVQFKKAFPEWFRRYEEIKKK
- a CDS encoding YdeI/OmpD-associated family protein, which encodes MKQKFIAEIKKHEGLDGAYVEIPFDVEAAFGARRVKVKATFDEMEYQGSIVRMNGIFLLGLTQAIRRKIGKQPGDLVNVEVEKDEQERTVEVPEDFLAQLQEAPNALTFFESLSYTHKKDYVLWITSAKKMETRMDRIQKAVEMLGAKKKSK
- a CDS encoding PepSY domain-containing protein, with the translated sequence MKRHRWFILPLVFVLIFQLPVPLLGADTVTPQTGSAETKISLEQALQIVKQNFKISKELTEFTSSFSNYQSRQVWSLDWNTSGSSGGNFSAQVDAVSGEILSIYSWQSVQEDQAYTLPQITPEQARQIAESTVQKLTGPKYAKLKFLENKAIVPINLYGETVYSYNWQRFENGIPFQGNLVSVQVSAASGKVTAYNIIWNDLKIPEVNNIINAAKATEYFNTAKLLELQYFLAPAYKPLTTAQNSEKVQLVYTLKNGGTIDAFTGKPLVLNSGQWLFTNDRALGGLGSAESAAKSVPLTPQEQKEIAENAKLLTREKAIEAVKQWVEIPSNVTLKSINLYQDYSLRGGKVWSFEWGTPSGPGAQTINARVNAASGELISFSVYSSSANADGSHNAITSEQAQTITQDFIRKIQPAKSQQVKLNANNTADSVKSAELTSITFNYERIVNGILFPSNNISITVDLQTKKITSYYLNWWNLDFPQLSEAMSPAKVQEILFQARPMQLTYVLLYDQGEAKEVRLVYQPSSESSQTSDLMDARTGSFLDSQGNSLKEQPQAHIFTDIAGNTAEKEITVLGMAGLFGEYGSQFRPTENITASAFLRALYTIKNGSENNLSDTDVVKKAKEEGWIQDNLTPSQIVTKELCSEIIVRFLGLQKIAALNPIFQTSFDDVPIKERGYASLATGLGILKADNGKFYPLQPMTRADAAYALIRAFETGFKS
- a CDS encoding lytic transglycosylase domain-containing protein, with protein sequence MKIDAQNELLQLQLQNMVQALEGTSENSEAFQMVYKMLLETMQEDSNVTSDLNIGALDKNLTDSSDLSNLSALSNLTDLSRQMDQTDPSNTSDQMQMLYLYNLINLQNSLLNTGDGTESLTRTGDFLGTNNMTSSGQTYNSAYSAYNMNNMNNTNNTDSSFNASSIDASIKAAITGASEKYGVEKSLISAVIRQESSFNPNAVSSAGAIGLMQLMPATASGLGVTDPFNIEQNVDGGTRYLRQLIDRYGSTEMALAAYNAGSGTIRARGVQGPEDLVKMPAETRNFVQNVMNYYTVSKEAATYSGSP
- a CDS encoding cupin domain-containing protein encodes the protein MIVGHVNELAGIPMQGAGIQGAIKKVLISPKEGWDGWTMRLFALEPGGFTPRHTHDWPHINYIVSGEGTLHLDGQDYVLKEGAYAYVPGGALHQFQNDSRKEFSFLCIVPEEGDK
- the pheA gene encoding prephenate dehydratase, whose translation is MDELKNRRLQDLRSKIDEIDTELLRLFEARMETVIEVAEYKILNSINILDESRENKVLQKIEQVKNKDLVKTAEEFLKAVMSISKGVQAERFFRPETGSWQEISEIEEESETGELGKCVSGNVIGFQGIPGSYSEQALKEYFGEGKNAKNYVNFEDVFQALAAEEIDYGVLPLENSFTGGIADVYDLLCQFGFYIVGEKCIQIDHNLLAVKGAKLEDIREVCSHPQGFQQSSIFLRKHPEWNQATCSNTAVSAKKVADAGSKALVSIASRRAAELYGLDILAEKINNNPANFTRFIIIGRKPELRGACNKISLVVAISHEPGSLYRVLSHFARNGLNMMKIESRPMTDKTWEYLFYIDFEGNLNNRVVKKAVEGIEKESAYFQMLGNYPSDKQNR
- the aroC gene encoding chorismate synthase — encoded protein: MSGTWGETLKLSLFGESHGKCIGIVLDGLPAGLKLDLPFISRELARRAPGKNALSTPRQEKDEFEILSGFFHGFTTGAPLCCVIWNKDQHSGDYCELKDTVRPGHADYTAMVKHRGFNDYRGGGHFSGRLTAPLVLAGAIAKQILEKKGIVIGSHILNIGGIGEDRFDDLRIDSGLLRELTEQEFPVLSEEAGTRMKQKILQAKAEEDSVGGVIETAVAGLPVGLGSPFFDSAESKIAHLLFAVPAVKGVEFGAGFAIVQMKGSEANDPFAFTDKVVTLSNYNGGILGGITNGMPLIFRAAVKPTPSIGKVQQTVNMAAREETQITVQGRHDPCIVPRAVPVVESAAALALLDLMIEKDGVTWMN
- the aroA gene encoding 3-phosphoshikimate 1-carboxyvinyltransferase, with protein sequence MTCLRLQPSTLTGEIRIPPSKSISHRAVICAALAEGTSSIDNLVFSEDISATLDGLVSLGTTVGEVSANPGEPGALWLEGNPKLQIAQETINCRESGSTLRFLIPLATLTGGPVTFTGAGKLVERPLDAYYELFQLHGIEYQTRDGYLPLTIKGRFSPGEYKLKGNVSSQFITGLMFLLPLLDGDSRIVVTTELESRGYVDLTINALEKSGITVQNNAYREFLIPGKQRYKAINCRIEGDYSQAAFWLVAGTLGSGLKCLDLNARSLQGDRAILDMMLGMGARIYWIDDNLEVLGGPTEGMVIDAGQCPDLVPVLAVLASLSKGTTRIINAGRLRIKESDRLKATASELNKLGARIQELQEGLLIEGVETLHGGTVDSWNDHRIAMAMAVASIRCTEPVFLTGAEAVKKSYPHFWQDFCKLGGRADEWNMG